Below is a window of Pseudomonas eucalypticola DNA.
GCGGGCTGGGTATTGATCGTGTGGTTCTGTGTGTGCATACTTACCTCACTCGTTACAGCATCAAGCCGGGCCGCAATCCCGGCTTTTTTGTGTCCGTAATTCAGGCCGCCTTCACTGAGGCCGCCATCACATCAAGGCTCTGGCGTACGTGGTCGATCTCGACCTTGATCTGCGCCTTCTCGAATGAGCTGACGTGGTTGTCCTCCAGGGCGCTGTGCACGGCGATGGTCAGGTCAGCAACCTCCTTCCCCACGTTGATCAGCGAGGCAGTCAGTGCCTGCGGCTGAGGGGTGGCACGAGCGACCAGGCTGAAGCCGAACGCATCAGCCAGGGCAGCCAACGGGCGCATGTCGCCGGTGTGCAGCAGGACGCCAAACAGGTGTTCGATGGTCAGGTGGTGCGCTTCGTTGTCGGGGTTGGCACGCTGCAGCAGGCCGACATGGGGAACGCCCATCTTTGCCGCCAGCGCCTTGGCTTCGTTGTCGAGAACAGCGGCCTGGCAAGCCCTCAGGAAATCTTCCATTCGTAAAACCTCACTTCTGTTTCCGTGGTGGCCTTGGGCCTACTCGCCGAAAATGTGCCTACTGAAACTGATCAGGGATGGGTCCCATGACCGAGCAATCCGAACTCCAGGGCGAGATCGCCGCCCTCTGCTGCTTCATGGCCGCCGTGGCGTCCATCCTTCCGTTGTCTTGCCAGCTCAGGCTGTGGCCAGCTTTCGAGCAGCGCGCAGAGGCAATGCGGAAGCGGTTGGGGCCTGGGGTGTTGCGGGGCTTCGAAGAGGCGACGGTGTCGCTCAGCTCGAAGCGCCAGGGGCTGGGTTAGGCGGCGCCGCGAAGCACCTTGTGCGCGAGGTCAACGAGATCAGGCCGCAGACCGGCGATGGTGATCTCCCCCGCCGAAGCGTCTTGAAGGCGCTCAGCCAGTTCGGCGGAGGCTTTACGGTGACCACCTGCGAGCTGCCACAGGTGGCCGACAGTGGTCTTTGCGGCTGCCGCAACGTCCTGGCGCCGAACATTCGTAGCGTTGGCCAGCCAATCGCGAAGATGGTCATTCATGGTTTTCTCCTTACACATGGACAGAATTTAGCTTAGGGCTAATTTCAGAGCAAGGAAATAATTTAGCTATGGGCACATTTAGCAAACAGCTAAACGCTGGCATGCTTGCGCGCATGGATATTTACGCGATTCGAAAACACAACCTGGTGAAGCTGATTGGCAACCAGAGGAAGGGGGCGTGCGCTGAGCGCTGGGGGATGGCGCCTGCGCACCTGAGCCAAATCCTTTCCGACAAGACGGCTAAGAATTTGGGCGACGACGTGGCGCGCCGTATCGAGAGCGTGGAACGTTTGCCGCGGGGTTGGTTTGATTCGATTCCGCAGGACGAAAGTGTCGGAGCTGTGGTGCCCCACACGCCAACCGCCACCAATGAAGATGCGCCGGTCGCTTCTGCTGCCGCCCTGGTAAAGCAGATGCTGGCCAAGCAAGGCAAAGGGCTGTCAGCCGAAGCGCGCGCCCGCCTCCTCGCGGCAGCCGACGAGCCAGCGGAAAGCAACGTCATCGCAGCCGACTTCTCCCGCCCCGGCCAGGTCGGAGACGAGGTGTGGATTGCCCACTACGACGTTCGCGCGGCGATGGGCGGCGGCCAGGTGCCGCACGATTACCCAGAAATGCTCCAGGACATCCGCGTTAGCCCCAGGCATCTACGTGAAATGGGGGTCGAGTTCAAAGAGCACTTCCACCTGAAGATGGTCACCGGCTGGGGCCAGTCGATGGCGCCGACGATCAAGCACCGCGACCCGCTGCTGGTGGACGTGAGCATCCGGGAATTCGTCGGAGACGGGATCTACCTGTTCTCCCACGGCGACCTGCTGTACATCAAACGCCTGCAGAAGAAAGGCAAGGATCATTTCAAGATGATCTCGGACAACACCAACCACCCGCCGGAGGATATCCGCGTGGATGACACCTTCATCCAGGCACGGGTGCTGCTGGTTTGGAATGCACATTTGGTCTAGAGGGTATCAAGCGTAATAATTAGTCGCATTTAAGGGCGCCCTTCGGCGGAATTCATGATGCGCTGCTTGAGAAAATATACGTAGGGACATATATTGTACGAGCTAGTGATCCACAATGACGCGGCCGGAGATCTTCGCTCCATCGCAGCTCGAGACAGGGAGGCCGCCATCATGCTAGGTCGCTTTCTAGGTCAGCTGCGTGCGGACCAAGATCTTCTGGACAGGTTGACCCAAGATCGGTACGGGGGTCGTCCCGCGCGTCCGGTACCTAAGAACGCTGATTTTAACGTAAGCGCTTGGGGTGCTGCACAGACGGTTGGCATGAATCTTTGGCGTGTGCGGCCGTTCAAAGAGGATATATGCGGGTACAGGATCGTTTACGCATTTCGGCCAACTGACGACAAATATATTGTGCTAGCAATCGCTGAAAAAGCGGAGCACGGAGCTGAAAAGGACAATAGGTTTGACTATGAACTTAGCCACGAAATCGCAATTCGCATTACAAGATCGTACGCAGCTCTCGACTACTGAGCAGAGCACTATCGCGCAAGCAGGTTCAAGCGCATTCACTGTGACGGCAATAGAAGTTAAACTCGTATCGTCTAGCCTCGCAACCGCGCATACTGACTTTGACGACTTCATGACTGAGCTTGAGGCTGACTCTTCTAATTCAGATAGCTTTATCAAGGCAGGCAACTGGATAGCCGAAACGTTTTATGGTGAGGACGGCCTTACTCTGAAGACAGCTAGACTTCGCAGAGGCTTATCTCAAAAACAGCTGGCGGAGATGACAGGGCTTACACAGCCATATATTTCTACTATCGAAAAAAATGGCGCTGATGTTCTGCTCAGCACCGCAAACAAAATATGTATTGCGCTTGACATACCGCTTGAAAACTTGACGAGCATGATGGAGCGGCAGCGAAATATAAATATCAAGGACAAACCATGAGCCGTTTCGCCTACGCAAGCTTCTGCGATGATGTGCGCCCAGAGATCAACAATAAATTCTCGCTCATGGGGCTGTATGCCGCCGATATGATTTTTGGAGACTTCCCTACAACTCTGCCAAAAATGTGTGTAATCATGCACATAGTTACAAGCGTAGACAAACCATTTCAAGAGATTGTTTGCGCTGGTCGTTTTCAAGATAATGAAGTTTTTAAGATTCATTTGAAAACTTCTAATCTAGCACTGGGCCAGCCTGGAGTTATTTTGGAATGCGGCCATCAAAGGCTTCGAGTTCAATCGATGGCCACCATAGCTCCTGCAACATTCACATCTCCCGGATTATTCGAAATTGAAATAATTGCCGACGGAGAAAAAATATACTGCCCAGGAATAGCGATCTCCAAGGTTCCTGAGGGCATGACACTAGTCTCCTAGGGCCGGAGTTAACAGGGTTTCAGATTCTAAAATAGACTCTGCGAGCGACGAATAAGCTGATTCAAAATTCGATGAGAAGCCCGCTGCTGAGCGGGCTTTTTTATGTACGCTCAGAAAGGCACTGCCTCCTCCTCCTCTGACCTATCCCAAATAATCGCTTGGTCTTCAGCCACGGCCGCCGCCGTCGGCTCATCGCTTTCCTGGGCCTCCCACTTCACAGTCACCGAGCCATCGTCATGGAAAGTCAGGTCGATGCCATCCGTGCTTGCCAGCACCTCCAAAATCGCATCCCAGTCTTCCTGGGCGTCCGTGTCGAGCTGATGGATCGTCACCCAGCGCTGAACCTGAGCTAGTGGATGATTGATCATTGCGGACACCCTCAGCCCCAGCCGCTCTGCACCGGTCATTTGTTGACGTTGCGCCGGTGCCTTCTGCGCCATTCCCATACCGCTCTCCTTAAGCTGTATATTTGTACAGTATTAGCACAAGCATAGCGCAATGCTAAATGACCGGTAAAGGTATCCGTTTGGTAGACTTACGGTTTAGAGACAGGGAGGTATTTATGAGATTTGTATCCGTTTTCGCACTGATCACGTGCGCCTTGGCGGGGCCAGCGCTCGCCGGTCAGATCAGCGAAAAAGTTGACCGATTCAAAGGCACCAAGACCGTGTCCTGGGAGTCGTTTAAAGACCCTGGGCGTGGCTACTCCCTCAACGTGTACGCGCATTTCGCGAAATCGAACAACCCCAAGCCGTTTGGCTACTACGCCCTGCTCGTCCCGCCACCTGGCACTGCGTCGTTCACCGATTGCCACCAAAACGACTGGCTCATTGACGGGGCGCCAGCACCGGAGCTAGCGAGCGCGTACCGGGCCTCGGGCAATTCGCAAATGTTCAGGGTTGAACTGGGGCGATCGACGCTGGAGAAAATCGCGAGCGCCAAATCCGTCGAGGTCAAAATTTGCAATACCGAGGCTGAGATCAGCGGCGCCGACATTGCAGGGGTGCGCCAGCTGCTGCATGCCACGGAGTAACCCCCCACATCCACTGAAGCCCGCCAAGTGCGGGCTTTTTCATGCCCGGCTAAATTTATTTAGCTTTGAGCTATTGACGACGCTTTAGCTTGTGGCTAAATTTACCTCAACGCCAGCGACAACGGCGCCAGGGCCTGAAGCGGCCTGCCGCTCTTTAACAACCCGCGCAATACGAACAAAGACGGCACCGCCTCTACGGCGACCGGAGATCAGATAGCCCCGAAAGGCTACCAACGCGAGGCCCACCTCGACGGCTGACTAGAGCGAAAGGCTCGAACCGAGTGAATGACCCGCTACGCGGTGCCAGCGGAACCGAACGATTTACTGAAGCGCCTGGGCGACCGGGCGCTTTGGAAATCCACCGGGAGCAGCACCATGAACAAAGAAGAAATTTACGACGAACAAATCAGTCCGCTGATGCAAAACATCATCTCCATTTGCCGTGAGCACGGCATTGCAATGATCGCCAGCTTCAACATCGCTCACGACGGTGAAGGCCCGAACGGCGAAGATTGCTCTCGCCTGACCTGCACTTCTCATTTGCCAGATGGTGAAGGGGATTTCGACGACCGATTCAGCAAAGCGGCAGTGGCGATCCAGCGAAGCGCTCCGCACCACATCGGCATGAGCATCACTACTCAGCATGCCAACGGCTCCAAGACCCTCACCGCCGTTATCTGAACAGCCCCCAGGCTCTCCCCCGAGAGCCCATCGATAACCCCTTTCGCACAACGATAGTTGGACGGCAGCCACCGTCGCGAGAGGGGTTATCGATGCGGATGAATGCGCAGGCTGATGCGCAGAAAGGAATGCCCAGCGGCACACGATGCTATCCGACAGCGCCTTAAGTGGGGCTGACAGCAGGGGCCGCTAAGCCGGAGATCAGCACCGGCCATCTGCACCGTAGCAACGCAAAACCGTATGAGCCCTGGCGGAAGGCGTGGGAGGTCTAGCCCACACGACCAGAAATGACGGTGACAGTGAGCGGGATAGACCGACCGAGCGGGAAAGGCCCGCCCGATCACCTCGAAAGAGGCTGCATCGGTAGAGCGCCTCGAATCGTCCGGATCAAATGTCGTTACCGGCGAGACGCTCTACCGATGCAGATGCACGCCCAGGCTGATGGGCAGGTTTGAAAACAAACAGTTCCCGAGAGTGAGCGCTGACCGGCTAAGTACTATTTTATGCCCGCGCGGTACCGGCTCGTAATAACTGGCATTGCGGTAGCCGAAAGGCGCTGACCGCGGCATGACTCTCAAGGCGGAGATCAGCACCGTCCTTCTGCATCACCCCTTCCCCGAACCCTCCAGACAGCTCCCTCCCCGCGCCCAACGGCAACCAGCGGGACGAAGGTGGCTGTCTTGAGGGTTCTGATAACGAGGATTCAGCGATGCCTAAAATCATCGACGTGATAATTACACCGCAAAAC
It encodes the following:
- a CDS encoding S24 family peptidase; translated protein: MDIYAIRKHNLVKLIGNQRKGACAERWGMAPAHLSQILSDKTAKNLGDDVARRIESVERLPRGWFDSIPQDESVGAVVPHTPTATNEDAPVASAAALVKQMLAKQGKGLSAEARARLLAAADEPAESNVIAADFSRPGQVGDEVWIAHYDVRAAMGGGQVPHDYPEMLQDIRVSPRHLREMGVEFKEHFHLKMVTGWGQSMAPTIKHRDPLLVDVSIREFVGDGIYLFSHGDLLYIKRLQKKGKDHFKMISDNTNHPPEDIRVDDTFIQARVLLVWNAHLV
- a CDS encoding DUF6941 family protein gives rise to the protein MSRFAYASFCDDVRPEINNKFSLMGLYAADMIFGDFPTTLPKMCVIMHIVTSVDKPFQEIVCAGRFQDNEVFKIHLKTSNLALGQPGVILECGHQRLRVQSMATIAPATFTSPGLFEIEIIADGEKIYCPGIAISKVPEGMTLVS
- a CDS encoding DUF1654 domain-containing protein, with protein sequence MGMAQKAPAQRQQMTGAERLGLRVSAMINHPLAQVQRWVTIHQLDTDAQEDWDAILEVLASTDGIDLTFHDDGSVTVKWEAQESDEPTAAAVAEDQAIIWDRSEEEEAVPF
- a CDS encoding phage regulatory CII family protein, coding for MEDFLRACQAAVLDNEAKALAAKMGVPHVGLLQRANPDNEAHHLTIEHLFGVLLHTGDMRPLAALADAFGFSLVARATPQPQALTASLINVGKEVADLTIAVHSALEDNHVSSFEKAQIKVEIDHVRQSLDVMAASVKAA
- a CDS encoding helix-turn-helix transcriptional regulator; the encoded protein is MNLATKSQFALQDRTQLSTTEQSTIAQAGSSAFTVTAIEVKLVSSSLATAHTDFDDFMTELEADSSNSDSFIKAGNWIAETFYGEDGLTLKTARLRRGLSQKQLAEMTGLTQPYISTIEKNGADVLLSTANKICIALDIPLENLTSMMERQRNINIKDKP